From Rhodopseudomonas palustris, a single genomic window includes:
- a CDS encoding 2'-deoxycytidine 5'-triphosphate deaminase: MPFTLPPDADGILPDRMIAAMTESGLILPEYPFVESQIQPASLDLRLGPIAYRVRASFLPGPDCTVAERIDELKLHEIDLSDGAVLETNCVYIVPLLESLALPRHIVAAANPKSSTGRLDVFTRVIADGTRRFDMIGAGYHGPLYAEISPKTFPVLLREGSRLSQVRFRVGQATLEQDELDALHDAERLVDADDADLAGGVALSVDLSGENSEGFVGYRAKRHTGVVDIDRRGGYAVGEFWEPIAARPDGTLILDPGEFYILASKEAVQVPPDYAAEMVPFDPLVGEFRVHYAGFFDPGFGYEGAGGSGARAVLEVRSREVPFILEHGQIVGRLIYEKMLSRPDAMYGQRIGSNYQAQGLKLSKHFKA, from the coding sequence GTGCCGTTCACCCTGCCGCCCGACGCCGACGGAATTCTGCCCGACCGCATGATCGCGGCGATGACGGAATCGGGCCTGATCCTGCCGGAATATCCGTTCGTCGAGAGCCAGATCCAGCCGGCCAGCCTCGACCTGCGGCTCGGACCGATCGCCTATCGGGTGCGCGCCAGCTTCCTGCCGGGGCCGGACTGCACCGTGGCGGAGCGGATCGACGAGCTGAAGCTGCACGAGATCGACTTGTCGGACGGCGCGGTGCTGGAGACCAACTGCGTCTACATCGTGCCGCTGCTTGAGAGCTTGGCGCTGCCGCGCCATATCGTGGCCGCCGCCAATCCGAAAAGCTCGACCGGCCGGCTCGACGTGTTCACCCGGGTGATCGCCGACGGCACCCGCCGCTTCGACATGATCGGCGCCGGCTATCACGGCCCGCTCTATGCCGAGATCAGCCCGAAGACTTTCCCGGTGCTGCTGCGCGAAGGCTCGCGGCTGTCGCAGGTCCGTTTCCGCGTCGGCCAGGCCACGCTGGAGCAGGACGAGCTCGACGCGCTGCACGACGCCGAGCGGCTGGTCGATGCCGACGACGCCGACCTCGCTGGCGGCGTCGCGCTCAGTGTCGATCTGTCGGGCGAGAACTCCGAGGGCTTCGTCGGCTATCGCGCCAAGCGCCACACCGGCGTGGTCGATATCGATCGTCGCGGCGGCTATGCGGTCGGCGAGTTTTGGGAGCCGATCGCGGCCCGCCCCGACGGCACGCTGATCCTCGATCCCGGCGAGTTCTACATCCTGGCCTCGAAGGAAGCCGTCCAGGTGCCGCCGGACTACGCGGCCGAGATGGTGCCGTTCGATCCTTTGGTCGGCGAATTCCGCGTGCACTACGCCGGCTTCTTCGATCCCGGCTTCGGCTACGAAGGCGCCGGCGGCTCGGGCGCCCGCGCGGTGCTCGAAGTGCGGTCGCGCGAGGTGCCGTTCATCCTCGAGCACGGCCAGATCGTCGGCCGCCTGATCTACGAAAAGATGCTGTCGCGCCCCGACGCGATGTACGGCCAGCGCATCGGCTCGAACTACCAGGCCCAGGGCCTGAAGCTGAGCAAGCACTTCAAGGCGTGA
- a CDS encoding O-succinylhomoserine sulfhydrylase — translation MSESKPTIPVPATAHFRRETRLVHSGSLRSQFGETSEALFLTQGFVYDSAEQCEARFTGDDAGFQYSRFSNPTVFSFEQRMAEFEGAESARATATGMAAVTAAILAPLRAGDHVVASKAMFGSCRYIVEDLLPRYGIESTLVDGLDLGQWQRAMRPNTRTCFLESPTNPTLDVLDIGAIAEVAHAGGARLVVDNVFATPIWQSPLQLGADVVVYSATKHIDGQGRCLGGVVLSSQAFIEEHIQIFLRQTGPSLSPFNAWVLLKGLETLSIRVEKQTANAAAIADALAGHPKVPRLVYPGRADHPQAETVKKQMGAGSTLVGFEVKGGKAEAFRFLNALRLVKISNNLGDAKSLVTHPATTTHQRLKPEARAELGISEGFIRLSAGLEHKDDLIEDLVAALEKV, via the coding sequence ATGTCCGAGTCCAAACCGACGATTCCCGTTCCCGCCACCGCTCACTTCCGCCGCGAGACCCGGCTGGTGCATTCCGGCAGCTTGCGTTCGCAATTCGGCGAGACCTCCGAGGCGTTGTTTCTGACGCAAGGCTTCGTCTACGACAGCGCCGAGCAGTGTGAGGCGCGCTTCACTGGCGATGACGCCGGCTTCCAATATTCGCGGTTCTCCAACCCCACGGTGTTCAGCTTCGAACAGCGGATGGCGGAGTTTGAGGGCGCCGAATCGGCGCGCGCCACTGCGACCGGCATGGCGGCGGTCACCGCCGCGATTCTCGCGCCCTTGCGGGCCGGCGACCACGTGGTCGCCTCCAAAGCGATGTTCGGCTCGTGTCGCTACATCGTCGAGGATCTGCTGCCGCGTTACGGCATCGAGTCGACGCTGGTCGACGGTCTCGATCTTGGCCAGTGGCAGCGCGCGATGCGGCCGAACACCAGGACCTGCTTCCTGGAAAGCCCGACCAACCCGACGCTCGACGTGCTCGACATCGGCGCGATCGCCGAAGTCGCCCATGCCGGCGGCGCGCGCCTCGTGGTCGACAACGTGTTCGCCACCCCGATCTGGCAGAGCCCGCTGCAGCTCGGCGCCGACGTCGTGGTGTATTCGGCCACCAAGCACATCGACGGCCAGGGTCGCTGCCTCGGTGGCGTGGTGCTGTCGTCGCAGGCGTTCATCGAAGAGCACATCCAGATCTTCCTGCGCCAAACCGGGCCGTCGCTGTCGCCGTTCAACGCCTGGGTGCTGCTGAAGGGTCTGGAGACGCTGTCGATCCGGGTCGAGAAGCAGACCGCCAACGCCGCCGCGATCGCCGATGCGTTGGCCGGCCACCCGAAGGTGCCGCGGCTGGTCTATCCCGGCCGCGCCGACCATCCGCAGGCCGAGACGGTGAAGAAGCAGATGGGGGCCGGCTCGACGCTGGTCGGCTTCGAAGTGAAGGGCGGTAAGGCCGAAGCGTTCCGCTTCCTCAACGCTCTGAGGCTGGTGAAGATCAGCAACAATCTCGGCGACGCCAAGAGCCTCGTCACCCACCCGGCGACGACCACGCATCAGCGGCTGAAACCGGAAGCCCGCGCCGAGCTCGGCATCAGCGAAGGCTTCATCCGGCTGTCGGCCGGCCTCGAACACAAAGACGATCTGATCGAGGATCTGGTCGCGGCGCTGGAGAAGGTATGA
- a CDS encoding sensor histidine kinase: protein MIGSLRLRLFFVLLGATGAVWIAAVAWIYASSQRELEHVLDTRLQEAARMVVSLVGSMEGRLPEKLPSLRPAATGGNYERQLSCQVWSLQGTMIARSSGAPEQRLSDQPSGFSERLIDGEVWRIYATEDEAKGFRVLVGDRLGLRDRLVTDLIKGLLWPALLIAPLLGVLIWVSVRRGLRPLQAIASDLVGRGADDMRPVDASRAPSEVKPLTLALNALFEKVALARRHEREITAFAAHELRSPLTALKTQAQVALAANDPVVSRAALQQILLAVDRATRLVRQLLTLARLDAHAEIDDRTRVPMRPLIEEVVRATPRAGGIEVTIGDDLRDVVWNGNRECLELAIRNLHENAVQYMPGGGEVRWRTGESPRDIVVEDTGPGVAADELDKIGQRFFRGRNKSVVGSGLGLAIASLAVERSGAGLHLGNRTDRSGFRAEIRLRSDR from the coding sequence ATGATCGGCTCGCTGCGGCTGAGGTTGTTCTTCGTGCTGCTCGGCGCCACCGGCGCGGTGTGGATCGCCGCGGTGGCGTGGATCTATGCGTCCAGCCAGCGCGAGCTGGAACACGTGCTCGACACCCGCCTGCAGGAAGCCGCGCGGATGGTGGTGTCGCTGGTCGGCAGCATGGAGGGCCGGCTGCCCGAAAAGCTGCCGAGCCTGCGGCCTGCGGCCACGGGCGGCAACTACGAGCGCCAGCTCTCCTGTCAGGTATGGTCGCTGCAAGGGACGATGATCGCACGGTCGAGCGGCGCGCCGGAGCAGCGGCTCAGCGACCAGCCGAGTGGGTTTTCCGAACGCCTGATCGACGGCGAGGTCTGGCGGATCTACGCGACGGAGGACGAAGCCAAAGGCTTCAGGGTGCTGGTCGGCGATCGACTCGGTCTGCGCGACCGCCTGGTCACCGACCTGATCAAGGGACTGCTGTGGCCGGCGCTGCTGATCGCGCCGCTGCTCGGGGTGCTGATCTGGGTCAGCGTCCGCCGCGGCCTGCGGCCGTTGCAGGCGATCGCGTCGGATCTGGTCGGCCGCGGCGCCGACGATATGCGGCCGGTCGACGCCAGCCGCGCGCCGTCGGAGGTGAAGCCGTTGACGCTGGCGCTCAACGCGCTGTTCGAAAAGGTCGCGCTGGCGCGCCGGCACGAGCGGGAAATCACCGCATTCGCCGCGCACGAGCTGCGCAGTCCGCTCACCGCGCTGAAGACCCAGGCGCAGGTCGCGCTCGCGGCGAACGACCCGGTGGTGTCGCGGGCGGCGCTCCAGCAGATTCTGCTGGCGGTCGATCGCGCCACGCGGCTGGTGCGGCAATTGCTGACGCTGGCCCGGCTCGACGCGCATGCCGAGATCGACGATCGCACCCGCGTTCCGATGCGCCCGCTGATCGAGGAGGTGGTTCGCGCCACGCCGCGGGCCGGCGGCATCGAGGTGACGATCGGCGACGATCTCCGCGACGTGGTGTGGAATGGGAATCGCGAGTGTCTCGAGCTCGCGATCCGTAATCTGCACGAGAACGCGGTGCAGTACATGCCGGGCGGTGGCGAAGTCCGCTGGCGGACCGGGGAGTCGCCGCGCGACATCGTGGTCGAGGATACAGGACCAGGAGTCGCGGCGGACGAGCTCGACAAGATCGGTCAGCGCTTCTTCCGCGGCCGCAACAAGTCGGTGGTCGGTAGCGGTCTCGGTCTCGCGATCGCTTCGCTCGCGGTCGAGCGCAGCGGCGCCGGCCTGCATCTCGGCAACCGCACCGACCGCTCAGGCTTCCGCGCCGAGATCAGGCTCCGGTCCGATCGATAG
- a CDS encoding response regulator has product MRILVVEDDAMIADGIRAGLSLAGASIDCVSGCEDARAALAANEFSAVVLDIMLPDGSGVDLLRAIRAAGDTTPVLLLTALDETPDRIAGLDAGADDYLGKPFDLDELSARLRAIIRRRDGRAATCLEHGPVRLYPAEGNATLDGVSVALSRREFAVLHALMERPGVVRSRAELEERLYGWGDEVDSNAIEVHIHNLRAKLGRSAIETMRGLGYRMAPR; this is encoded by the coding sequence ATGCGAATTCTGGTGGTCGAGGACGATGCGATGATCGCGGACGGCATCCGTGCCGGGCTGTCGCTCGCCGGCGCCAGCATCGACTGCGTCAGCGGTTGCGAAGACGCCCGTGCGGCGCTGGCGGCGAACGAATTCTCGGCCGTCGTGCTCGACATCATGCTGCCGGACGGCAGCGGCGTCGATCTGCTGCGCGCCATCCGTGCCGCCGGCGACACGACCCCGGTGCTGCTGCTGACCGCGCTCGACGAAACGCCCGACCGCATCGCCGGTCTCGACGCCGGCGCCGACGATTATCTCGGCAAGCCGTTCGATCTCGATGAACTGTCGGCGCGGCTGCGCGCGATCATCCGCCGCCGCGACGGCCGCGCAGCCACCTGCCTCGAACACGGTCCGGTCCGGCTGTATCCGGCGGAAGGCAATGCCACGCTGGACGGCGTATCGGTGGCGCTGTCGCGCCGGGAATTTGCCGTGCTGCACGCGCTGATGGAGCGGCCCGGCGTGGTTCGCTCGCGCGCCGAACTCGAGGAGCGGCTGTACGGTTGGGGCGACGAAGTCGACAGCAACGCGATCGAGGTCCACATCCACAATCTCCGCGCCAAGCTCGGCCGCAGCGCGATCGAGACGATGCGCGGCCTCGGCTATCGGATGGCGCCGCGATGA
- the dsbD gene encoding protein-disulfide reductase DsbD gives MAIRLLRIIALLVVAGAGMSAGNTATAASREQPFRLTVDPAADGVILNWTIAPGNYLYRDKIVVRALDGTRLRPELPQGTTKDDPNFGITEVYHRSLAVTIPAGALNGVARLSVGYQGCAERGICYPPVTAAVDLGSAAVTIAGTAGATPQIAWPDLPPALPGAEPRSIAASPDIGGSAASVLPSMTQAWLPLLLAFAGFGLLLAFTPCVLPMVPIVAGMLTRAGRDITPVRGFALALIYTLGMATAYAALGIAAAWSGQNLQAVLQMPAALAAMAAVYVALALSSFGLFELQLPAARFGDALTGRISSRAGPLLGAAALGFASALIVGPCVTPPLAAALLYAAQTGDTARGAAALFALGLGMGFPLMLVGAFGGGVLPRSGPWLVSVRKLFGVVFLAIATALLGRLVPASVSMMLWAALAIGTAVFFGAFDRIGRPGGAVPRLGKAAGLALFVYGGALIVGAAGGADDPLRPLAVFGSSSRTAQPLHDARTVTSVAALDAAITDGRDRGKPIMIDFSADWCTACKTMERNVFAAPEVQRRLAGLTVIRADVTATNAETAALMQRFDVVGPPTMVFLDARAP, from the coding sequence ATGGCCATTCGTCTGTTACGTATCATCGCCCTGCTGGTCGTGGCGGGGGCGGGAATGTCCGCGGGGAACACCGCAACTGCCGCATCCAGAGAACAGCCGTTCCGGCTTACGGTCGATCCCGCCGCCGACGGCGTGATCCTCAACTGGACGATTGCACCGGGCAACTACCTGTACCGCGACAAGATCGTGGTGCGAGCACTGGACGGCACCCGGCTGCGCCCGGAACTGCCGCAAGGCACCACCAAGGACGATCCCAACTTCGGCATCACCGAAGTGTATCACCGCAGCCTCGCCGTCACGATCCCGGCGGGCGCGTTGAACGGCGTCGCGCGGCTCAGCGTCGGCTACCAGGGCTGCGCCGAACGCGGCATCTGCTATCCGCCGGTGACCGCGGCCGTCGACCTCGGCAGCGCCGCGGTGACGATCGCCGGCACCGCCGGCGCCACGCCGCAGATCGCCTGGCCCGATCTGCCGCCGGCACTGCCGGGCGCCGAGCCGCGCAGCATCGCAGCGTCGCCGGACATCGGCGGGTCCGCCGCGTCGGTGTTGCCGTCGATGACCCAGGCCTGGCTGCCGCTGCTGCTCGCCTTTGCCGGATTCGGTCTGCTGCTGGCGTTCACGCCGTGCGTGCTGCCGATGGTGCCGATCGTCGCCGGCATGCTCACCCGCGCGGGCCGCGACATCACGCCGGTCCGCGGTTTCGCTCTGGCGCTGATCTACACGCTGGGCATGGCGACGGCCTATGCGGCGCTCGGCATCGCCGCGGCCTGGTCCGGACAGAACCTGCAAGCCGTACTGCAGATGCCGGCCGCGCTCGCAGCAATGGCGGCGGTGTATGTCGCGCTGGCGCTGTCGAGCTTCGGCCTGTTCGAACTTCAGCTTCCCGCCGCACGGTTCGGCGATGCGCTGACCGGCCGGATCAGCAGCCGTGCCGGGCCGCTGCTCGGAGCCGCGGCGCTCGGCTTCGCCTCGGCGCTGATCGTCGGCCCGTGCGTGACGCCGCCGCTCGCCGCAGCTCTGCTGTATGCCGCGCAGACCGGCGACACCGCGCGCGGCGCTGCGGCGCTGTTCGCGCTCGGCCTCGGCATGGGGTTTCCCCTGATGCTGGTCGGCGCCTTCGGCGGCGGCGTCCTGCCGCGCTCCGGCCCGTGGCTGGTGAGCGTGCGCAAGCTGTTCGGCGTCGTCTTTCTGGCGATCGCGACGGCGCTGCTCGGGCGCCTCGTACCAGCTTCGGTCAGCATGATGCTGTGGGCCGCGCTGGCGATCGGGACCGCGGTGTTCTTCGGCGCGTTCGACCGGATCGGCCGGCCCGGCGGAGCGGTGCCGCGGCTCGGCAAGGCGGCCGGGCTGGCGCTGTTCGTCTACGGCGGCGCCCTGATCGTGGGCGCGGCCGGCGGAGCCGACGATCCGCTGCGGCCGCTCGCGGTGTTCGGTAGCAGCAGCCGCACCGCGCAGCCTCTGCACGACGCGCGGACGGTGACGTCGGTCGCCGCACTGGATGCGGCGATCACCGACGGCCGCGATCGCGGCAAGCCGATCATGATCGACTTCTCGGCCGACTGGTGCACCGCCTGTAAGACCATGGAGCGCAATGTGTTCGCCGCGCCGGAAGTGCAGCGCCGTCTCGCCGGCCTCACCGTCATTCGCGCCGACGTCACCGCCACCAATGCCGAGACCGCGGCGCTGATGCAGCGCTTCGACGTAGTCGGCCCGCCGACCATGGTGTTTCTCGACGCCCGCGCACCCTGA
- a CDS encoding DsbA family protein has product MNRRQSLLILGAIAAVPLLRSFGAPQAWAEGVDVDAILRDPDAPEAGNPRGDVTIVTYFDYNCPFCKKSEPDLKKVVRSDGKIRLVYKDWPILTEASVYGAQMALGAKYQGKYQIAHDALMAIPGRGISKDQMRDAVAASGVDMAKLQSDLDTHGDAITALMRRTQSQAEAIGLQGTPVYLVGPYKVAAALDADAFRKVVAQVRGSQGAK; this is encoded by the coding sequence ATGAACCGCAGACAATCCCTTCTGATCCTCGGCGCGATCGCCGCCGTGCCGCTGCTGAGGTCGTTCGGCGCGCCGCAGGCCTGGGCCGAAGGCGTCGATGTCGATGCGATCCTGCGCGATCCGGACGCTCCGGAGGCCGGCAATCCCAGGGGCGACGTCACCATCGTCACCTATTTCGATTACAATTGTCCGTTCTGCAAGAAGTCCGAACCGGACCTGAAGAAGGTGGTCCGCAGCGACGGCAAGATCCGGCTGGTGTACAAGGACTGGCCGATCCTGACCGAAGCGTCGGTGTACGGCGCGCAGATGGCGCTCGGCGCCAAGTATCAGGGCAAGTATCAGATCGCCCACGACGCCCTGATGGCGATCCCCGGACGCGGCATCTCGAAGGACCAGATGCGCGATGCGGTCGCGGCCTCCGGCGTCGACATGGCGAAGCTGCAAAGCGACCTCGATACCCATGGCGATGCGATCACCGCGCTGATGCGGCGGACGCAATCGCAGGCCGAAGCGATCGGCCTGCAGGGTACGCCGGTCTATCTGGTCGGGCCCTACAAGGTCGCCGCGGCGCTCGACGCCGACGCGTTCAGGAAGGTGGTGGCGCAGGTGCGCGGATCCCAGGGCGCGAAGTGA